Within the Halopelagius inordinatus genome, the region CCGTCGCCGACCTCGTCGATATCGCTCACGAGGCCGGTGCGTTTGCGCTCGTCGACGCTGTGCAGGTGCCGGGACAGCTTCCGATGGACGTCGGTGAGTGGGGAGCCGACGCCGTCGCGGCGGCCGGCCACAAATGGCTGCTGGGACTGTGGGGCGGTGGCTTCCTCTACGTCGACCGTGACGCCGCCGAATCCCTCCTGCCTACCACAGTTGGTTACCGAAGTGTCGAGACGCCGACCGCAGACCCCTACAAGTTCGCGCCCGGGGCACGGCGATTCGAGGTCGGATCGTCGAACCCGGCTCCACACGTCGCCTTGGCCGAGGCGGTCACTGTGATCGACGAGGTGGGGATCGACCGTATCGCGGAACGAATTCAGGAACTGGCCGGGCGGCTGACCGACGGTATCCCAGCCGAGCGACTCTACAGCCCGATGGATCCCGAGTCGGGACTCGTGACGATCGATGTCGATGATCCCGAAGCGACGGTCGATCGGCTCGCTTCGAGGGGAATCGTCGTTCGCGCTCTGCCCGCACCGAACGCCATCCGCGCATCTGTCCACGCAGTCAATACTCGCGCCGAGGTCGATGAACTGCTCGACGCGCTCGAACCGGAGTGGACCTGACGCGGCCCCCGAACTCCGCATCGGTTCGCTACGACGGGTTCTCGCGGTCTGTGGCACACGAGCGGTGCCGCCGGGGTGTTCACCGACGAGATACTGCAAACGGCAAGAGAAGCAACAGGGGGGATCGCTCACCCGTACGCGACCGTTCTCGTCGTCGACGGCGTGACCGCAGTACGTGGAGTGAACTTCGAGGCCAGACGCTACCGGCTCTCCGATCAACGTCTCGGACGCGTCCGCCTCCGCGATTCGGAATCTGATTTCGGGGCTCGCTCGTCGAAGATCAGACGAGGAGTTGGATGTCGGCGTCGGCCATGTCCTGGATGGCGGTGGCCGCGCCGACGCCG harbors:
- a CDS encoding aminotransferase class V-fold PLP-dependent enzyme; protein product: MNPIELRADTPALHEDVYLNFGAHGPSPQYVVEAADEFVQSHEYEANARNDPYDVAFDAYDRARKRVADFVGADAADIALTESTTAGINAVANAIDWQSGDTVVRTDLEHPAGTLPWQRLEREGVEVRVVETEGGRVDLDDFAAAVDDARLACFSAVTWTHGTRLPVADLVDIAHEAGAFALVDAVQVPGQLPMDVGEWGADAVAAAGHKWLLGLWGGGFLYVDRDAAESLLPTTVGYRSVETPTADPYKFAPGARRFEVGSSNPAPHVALAEAVTVIDEVGIDRIAERIQELAGRLTDGIPAERLYSPMDPESGLVTIDVDDPEATVDRLASRGIVVRALPAPNAIRASVHAVNTRAEVDELLDALEPEWT